The following are from one region of the Salvia splendens isolate huo1 chromosome 2, SspV2, whole genome shotgun sequence genome:
- the LOC121767725 gene encoding syntaxin-22-like isoform X2, whose amino-acid sequence MSFQDVGIGSKPTPAANNPSESQAVAAALFQANTALAAFRRLVDAIGTSKDTPDHRLKLRSTRQRILDLVKDASAKLKSLTESHRPHDLHPNRKVQDSKLAKDLQTTLQEFQKLQHLASERESKFSPVLPLPSSITICTPDDQYAESTFERENDDSFLMEQKRQEIRLLDNDVAFNEAVIEEREYGIEEIQGQVREVNEMFKDLAVLVNEQSRTVDDIEHGIEVSAVSTTQAKLQLSKASKSGNSKTSWCWWMLAIIVIIILVILLVLFL is encoded by the exons ATGAGCTTCCAAGATGTTGGCATTGGCAGCAAGCCTACACCTGCCGCCAATAATCCATCGGAATCCCAGGCCGTCGCTGCCGCCTTGTTTCAGGCCAACACCGCCCTCGCCGCTTTCCGTCGCCTTGTTGATGCCATCGGAACCTCCAAGGACACCCCCGATCACCGTCTCAAATT GCGAAGTACAAGGCAACGTATACTGGACTTGGTAAAGGACGCCTCTGCTAAGCTCAAGTCCCTCACTGAATCCCATCGCCCACACGACCTCCAT CCAAATAGGAAAGTTCAAGATTCCAAGCTTGCTAAAGACTTGCAAACTACTTTGCAAGAATTTCAAAAACTGCAGCACCTAGCTTCTGAACGTGAGTCTAAATTCTCTCCTGTACTTCCTCTTCCATCCTCTATAACTAT TTGTACCCCTGATGACCAATATGCAGAATCCACCTTTGAAAGGGAAAATGATGACTCGTTTCTCATGGAACAAAAGAG ACAGGAGATTCGGTTACTGGACAACGACGTTGCATTCAATGAAGCTGTTATCGAGGAAAGAGAATATGGAATTGAAGAGATTCAGGGCCAAGTTAGAGAAGTAAATGAGATGTTTAAAGACCTTGCAGTTTTAGTTAATGAGCAGAGCAGGACTGTTG ACGACATTGAACATGGTATTGAGGTTTCTGCTGTCTCAACGACCCAAGCGAAGCTGCAGCTCTCCAAGGCATCGAAAAGTGGAAATTCTAAAACCTCTTGG TGTTGGTGGATGCTGGCAATTATTGTGATCATCATCCTGGTCATACTACTCGTTCTTTTTCTGTAG
- the LOC121793049 gene encoding probable magnesium transporter NIPA8, translating into MGEWVVGAFINLFGSIAINFGTNLLKLGHDERERHSSVANDGTNGKAFTKHIIHFQTWRIGIIFFILGNSLNFISFGYAAQSLLAALGSVQFVSNIAFAFFVLNKTVAVKVLIATAFIVLGNIFLVAFGNHQSPVYTPEQLAEKYGNTTFLIYCLILVIVVILSHSMYRRGELMFAMSGHEIKPYWQMLLPLSYALVSGAIGSCSVLFAKSLSNLLRLSMSNGYQLHSWFTYSMLLLFFSTAGFWMARLNEGLSLFDAILIVPMFQIVWTFFSICTGFVYFQEYQVFDSLRTTMFILGMVSVFIGISLLAPDEVKVGDVKDTPLVSVTTADPNDADRYSAPSEESSIKDLRSLVQTMRIKLASLLTKTKGACSLPFGLGDESINASSVLVMPMVSSKITGFRGHVMDRSKFFSFRHPGWSRIDEEDDDEALLQSSTLLPQSIK; encoded by the exons ATGGGGGAGTGGGTTGTTGGAGCGTTCATCAACCTTTTCGGCAGCATTGCAATCAACTTTGGAACTAATCTCCTTAAATTGGGTCATGATGAG agagaaagaCATTCTAGTGTTGCCAATGATGGGACAAATGGGAAAGCTTTCACAAAGCATATTATACACTTCCAGACATGGAGAATCG ggattatcttttttattcttgGAAACTCTcttaatttcatttcatttggcTATGCCGCTCAG TCCCTTCTTGCAGCTCTGGGATCTGTCCAATTTGTCTCGAACATCGCATTTGCCTTTTTCGTGCTAAATAAAACTGTGGCTGTCAA AGTGCTCATAGCCACAGCCTTCATTGTTCTCGGAAACATCTTCCTTGTGGCTTTTGGAAACCACCAATCACCAG TTTATACACCTGAGCAGTTGGCAGAGAAGTATGGCAATACCACTTTCCTGATATATTGTCTGATTCTGGTTATCGTCGTTATCTTGAGTCACTCAATGTACAG GAGAGGAGAACTGATGTTTGCTATGTCAGGGCATGAAATCAAACCCTACTGGCAAATGCTTCTTCCACTTTCTTATGCTCTTGTTTCAGGTGCTATCGGATCATGTTCGGTACTGTTTGCTAAGTCTCT ATCAAATCTTCTAAGGTTGTCCATGTCAAATGGGTATCAGTTGCATAGTTGGTTCACATACTCCATGCTACTATTGTTTTTCAGTACAGCTGGATTTTGG ATGGCAAGACTAAATGAAGGATTGTCTCTGTTTGATGCAATACTCATTGTCCCCATGTTTCAGATTGTTTGGACATTTTTCTCCATTTGTACAGGATTTGTATACTTTCAAGAATATCAG GTATTCGATTCATTACGAACAACAATGTTCATACTAGGAATGGTTTCTGTATTCATAGGCATTTCATTGCTGGCACCTGATGAAGTAAAAG TTGGGGATGTCAAAGATACACCACTGGTCTCTGTAACTACAGCCGATCCAAATGACGCAGACAGGTATTCTGCACCCTCTGAGGAGTCTTCTATCAAAGACTTGAGATCACTCGTGCAAACAATGCGGATTAAACTAGCGAGCTTGCTTACTAAGACCAAG GGTGCTTGCTCACTACCGTTCGGATTGGGAGATGAATCGATTAACGCATCGTCAGTTCTTGTGATGCCCATGGTTTCATCTAAAATAACTGGCTTCAGAGGGCATGTAATGGATAGGAGCAAGTTCTTCTCTTTTAGACATCCTGGTTGGAGTAGGATTGACgaggaggatgatgatgaagcTTTATTGCAGTCATCAACTCTACTTCCTCAGAGTATAAAGTAG
- the LOC121767725 gene encoding syntaxin-22-like isoform X1: MSFQDVGIGSKPTPAANNPSESQAVAAALFQANTALAAFRRLVDAIGTSKDTPDHRLKLRSTRQRILDLVKDASAKLKSLTESHRPHDLHPNRKVQDSKLAKDLQTTLQEFQKLQHLASERESKFSPVLPLPSSITICTPDDQYAESTFERENDDSFLMEQKRQEIRLLDNDVAFNEAVIEEREYGIEEIQGQVREVNEMFKDLAVLVNEQSRTVDDIEHGIEVSAVSTTQAKLQLSKASKSGNSKTSWVSGIYLYNSCICHLNQIGDLTQKI; this comes from the exons ATGAGCTTCCAAGATGTTGGCATTGGCAGCAAGCCTACACCTGCCGCCAATAATCCATCGGAATCCCAGGCCGTCGCTGCCGCCTTGTTTCAGGCCAACACCGCCCTCGCCGCTTTCCGTCGCCTTGTTGATGCCATCGGAACCTCCAAGGACACCCCCGATCACCGTCTCAAATT GCGAAGTACAAGGCAACGTATACTGGACTTGGTAAAGGACGCCTCTGCTAAGCTCAAGTCCCTCACTGAATCCCATCGCCCACACGACCTCCAT CCAAATAGGAAAGTTCAAGATTCCAAGCTTGCTAAAGACTTGCAAACTACTTTGCAAGAATTTCAAAAACTGCAGCACCTAGCTTCTGAACGTGAGTCTAAATTCTCTCCTGTACTTCCTCTTCCATCCTCTATAACTAT TTGTACCCCTGATGACCAATATGCAGAATCCACCTTTGAAAGGGAAAATGATGACTCGTTTCTCATGGAACAAAAGAG ACAGGAGATTCGGTTACTGGACAACGACGTTGCATTCAATGAAGCTGTTATCGAGGAAAGAGAATATGGAATTGAAGAGATTCAGGGCCAAGTTAGAGAAGTAAATGAGATGTTTAAAGACCTTGCAGTTTTAGTTAATGAGCAGAGCAGGACTGTTG ACGACATTGAACATGGTATTGAGGTTTCTGCTGTCTCAACGACCCAAGCGAAGCTGCAGCTCTCCAAGGCATCGAAAAGTGGAAATTCTAAAACCTCTTGGGTGAGTGGAATTTATCTTTATAACAGTTGCATTTGTCACTTGAACCAGATTGGTGATTTGACCCAGAAAATATAG
- the LOC121793051 gene encoding transportin MOS14-like, which translates to MELHIKVAQAVHVLNHDSQSCNRVAANQWLVQFQQSGAAWEIATSILTSPHHHPFLSDYEVEFFAAQILKRKIQNEGHNLQGGAKDALLNALLVAAKRFTPGPPQLLTQICLALSTLILHAAEDGKPIEKLFYSLQNLQSHDNGNAAVLEMLTVLPEIIEDQNGDFSVSSARRKEYGQELLAQTPTVLEFLMQQIGEGVGSHDRSRKILRCLLSWVRAGCFCEIPAGSLPAHPLFNFVFSSLQVASSFELAVEVLVELVSRHEGLPQVLLCRIGFLKEALLFPALKSGDEKVIGGLASLMSEIGQAAPFLIVEANTEALELGHALLSCAAFPSEDWEIVDSTLQFWCSLSGHIIALEVENAEYKKKLQERFSPIFSALVDGLLFRVQVNDTFNENGRTIELPSGLEQFRMNLVELLVDICQLLGPALFIQKIFLRDWIPTSMHISWREVEAKLFVLNSVCEVVLKEEHPIDISVIMDLVMILSSKSSEDLRGFMCLVYKALADVIGSYAKWIPTSQTNIRPLILFFATGITQPFCSSACAFGFRKFCEEAAAVMHEPSNLEILIWIGEGLEDRKLPLEEENEVVGAISLVLCSVPDKMLMHNMFARLLSPSYGTVGKLINEDHGHALRHNPSIYTHLVTTAGRGLNRIGTVFSYLASHLSVDLGPDESIFVLLEAFWPMLEKLLMSDHIESGSLSTAACRALTLAIQASGHNFGPLLPQVLDSMSANFLKFSSHECYMRTASVIVEEFGTKEEYGYLFMSTFERFTCSPSVMALTSSYICDQEPDLVEAYTNFASVYVRSCPKEILAASGSLFEVSLPKAGISCTALHRGAALSAMSYMNCFLEMSIGVLVEADASIPARSVQDMVMRVVSICGEGLISNLVYALLGVSAMSRVHKCATILQQLGAMCSLSERREWKGVVCWEMLQRWLYSALHTLPGEYLKAGEVECLVPNWMKGVAAAASDCLDMEMNSHMRGKGGRHLKRLLRDFADNHRNLTS; encoded by the exons ATGGAACTGCACATCAAGGTTGCTCAAGCAGTCCACGTCCTCAATCACGATTCTCAATCCTGCAACCGCGTCGCTGCCAATCAATGGCTCGTTCAGTTCCAGCAGTCTGGTGCTGCTTGGGAGATTGCTACTTCCATCCTCACTTCCCCCCACCACCACCCCTTCCTCTCCGACTACGAGGTCGAGTTTTTCGCCGCCCAGATTCTCAAGCGCAAG ATCCAAAATGAAGGCCATAATTTGCAAGGAGGAGCTAAGGACGCTCTGCTAAACGCTCTTCTAGTAGCTGCTAAGAGATTCACCCCAGGCCCTCCTCAG CTCCTAACGCAAATATGCCTTGCGCTATCGACGCTCATACTTCACGCCGCAGAGGATGGGAAGCCCATCGAGAAGCTCTTCTACAGCCTGCAGAATCTACAGAGCCACGATAATGGGAATGCCGCTGTTTTGGAGATGCTCACGGTCTTGCCTGAAATCATAGAAGATCAAAATGGTGATTTCAGTGTATCCTCTGCTCGCCGTAAAGAGTATGGACAAGAG CTTCTTGCACAAACTCCTACGGTGCTTGAGTTTCTAATGCAGCAGATTGGTGAGGGTGTTGGCAGCCATGACAGGAGCAGAAAGATATTACGTTGCTTGCTGAGCTGG GTTCGAGCTGGATGCTTTTGTGAGATTCCTGCAGGCTCTTTACCTGCCCATCCACTATTTAACTTTGTTTTCAGCTCCTTGCAG GTTGCGTCTTCATTTGAGCTTGCTGTTGAGGTTCTTGTTGAGCTTGTGAGTCGACATGAG GGCCTGCCTCAGGTTTTACTATGCCGGATTGGATTTCTCAAGGAAGCACTTCTTTTTCCTGCTCTCAAAAGTGGAGATGAGAAAGTGATTGGAGGACTGGCATCCTTAATGTCAGAAATCGGTCAAGCT GCACCCTTTCTAATTGTGGAAGCAAATACCGAAGCACTTGAGCTGGGACATGCTCTATTGAG TTGTGCAGCATTTCCAAGTGAAGATTGGGAGATTGTGGACTCAACCTTGCAATTTTG GTGTAGCCTTTCTGGGCATATTATTGCTCTTGAAGTAGAAAATGCTGAATATAAGAAGAAGTTGCAGGAACGTTTTAGTCCCATATTTTCAGCATTGGTTGATGGTCTTCTGTTTCGTGTTCAG GTTAATGACACATTCAATGAAAATGGAAGAACCATTGAGCTGCCTAGTGGCCTAGAGCAATTTAGGATGAATTTGGTGGAACTTCTGGTGGACATTTGTCAGCTCTTAGGACCTGCTTTGTTTATCCAGAAG ATCTTCCTTCGGGACTGGATACCTACCAGCATGCATATCTCTTGGAGAGAGGTAGAAGCCAAATTGTTCGTGCTTAATTCG GTTTGTGAAGTTGTTCTCAAGGAGGAACATCCTATTGATATCTCTGTCATTATGGACTTGGTGATGATTTTGTCCAGCAAATCATCAGAGGATCTAAGAGGATTTATGTGCCTT GTATATAAAGCTCTTGCTGATGTTATTGGTTCTTATGCTAAGTGGATCCCTACCTCTCAAACCAACATCAGGCCTTTGAT ATTGTTTTTTGCTACTGGGATTACTCAACCATTCTGTTCAAGTGCTTGTGCATTTGGATTTCGCAAATTCTGTGAAGAAGCTGCGGCAGTGATGCATGAACCTTCCAATCTGGAAATCTTAATATGGATAGGAGAG GGGTTGGAAGATAGGAAGTTGCCCTTGGAGGAAGAGAATGAAGTAGTTGGTGCTATCAGTCTCGTACTCTGCTCTGTTCCTGACAAGATGCTGATGCACAACATGTTCGCTAGATTGCTTTCTCCTTCTTATGGAACTGTTGGAAAACTT ATCAATGAAGATCATGGGCATGCGCTGAGACACAATCCATCTATTTATACCCATTTAGTTACCACAGCTGGAAGAGGGCTAAACAG GATTGGCACTGTTTTCAGTTACCTGGCTTCACACCTCTCTGTTGATCTGGGTCCAGATGAATCGATCTTTGTATTACTTGAGGCTTTCTGGCCAATGCTCGAGAAACTCCTTATGTCTGATCATATTGAGAGTGGAAGCTTGTCTACAGCTGCTTGCAGGGCTCTTACACTAGCGATTCAGGCATCAG GCCACAATTTTGGGCCACTGTTGCCTCAGGTGCTTGATTCTATGTCagcaaattttttaaaattctcaaGCCATGAATGCTACATGAGAACAG CTTCGGTCATTGTTGAAGAATTCGGTACCAAGGAGGAATATGGATATCTGTTTATGAGTACATTTGAAAGATTCACTTGTTCACCATCAGTAATGGCTCTTACTTCATCATATATCTGTGATCAAGAACCAGATCTGGTTGAGGCATACACAAATTTTGCTTCTGTGTATGTGCGCAGTTGTCCTAAG GAAATATTAGCTGCCTCTGGTTCTCTTTTTGAAGTATCCTTGCCAAAGGCAGGGATTTCTTGTACAGCTTTGCATCGTGGTGCAGCTTTATCAGCAATGTCGTATATGAACT GCTTTCTGGAGATGAGCATTGGTGTGTTGGTGGAAGCTGATGCTTCTATACCTGCAAGATCCGTTCAGGACATGGTGATGAGGGTGGTATCCATATGTGGGGAGGGCTTGATATCGAATCTGGTATATGCTCTTCTTGGCGTGTCGGCAATGTCAAGG GTTCACAAATGTGCAACGATCCTTCAACAACTGGGCGCAATGTGCAGCTTGAGTGAAAGACGAGAGTGGAAGGGCGTGGTTTGCTGGGAAATGTTACAGCGTTGGCTTTACTCTGCG CTGCATACCCTGCCCGGTGAGTATCTAAAAGCAGGAGAAGTAGAATGTTTAGTGCCAAACTGGATGAAGGGAGTGGCGGCGGCAGCATCGGACTGTCTGGATATGGAGATGAACAGCCACATGCGAGGCAAAGGTGGAAGACATCTTAAGCGTTTATTGAGAGATTTTGCTGATAATCATCGCAATTTGACTTCttaa
- the LOC121793050 gene encoding OVARIAN TUMOR DOMAIN-containing deubiquitinating enzyme 12-like: MRNGTTYSDGASSSTSTSLSSQQDVEDDRMIAVVLSEEYAKLDGAVGRRLTNLAPVPHVPRIILHFPSTSDSNLDYQRLLQRINVYGLYEVRVSGDGNCQFRALSDQIYRSPEHHKHVRKEVVKQLKDNNALYEAYVPMNFKRYYKKMAKSGEWGDHVTLQAAADKFAAKICLLTSFRDTCFIEIVPQHQAPARELWLSFWSEVHYNSLYELRDAPAQLKPKKKHWLF, from the exons ATGAGAAATGGAACAACTTATAGCGATGGTGCTTCAAGTTCAACTTCAACTTCTTTAAGCAGTCAGCAAGATGTGGAGGATGATAGGATGATTGCTGTCGTTCTTTCTGAAGAATATGCAAAATTAGATGGTGCAGTTGGTCGACGGCTGACCAATCTTGCCCCTGTTCCT CATGTTCCAAGAATAATTTTGCACTTTCCTTCAACAAGTGATTCAAATTTGGATTACCAACGGCTCCTTCAGAG GATAAATGTCTATGGTTTATACGAAGTAAGGGTTTCTGGAGACGGGAATTGTCAG TTCCGTGCACTTTCAGATCAGATTTATAGATCTCCTGAGCACCACAAGCACGTGCGCAAAGAGGTTGTGAAACAG CTTAAAGATAACAATGCTCTCTATGAAGCTTATGTACCTATGAACTTCAAACGCTATTACAAGAAAATGGCTAA GTCTGGTGAATGGGGAGACCATGTTACACTACAAGCAGCAGCTGATAAA TTTGCAGCAAAGATCTGTTTATTAACATCATTCAGAGATACTTGCTTCATCGAAATTGTTCCACAGCATCAGGCCCCTGCACGAG AGCTTTGGCTGAGCTTTTGGTCCGAGGTGCATTACAATTCACTCTATGAACTACGAG ATGCTCCGGCGCAGCTCAAGCCGAAGAAGAAACACTGGTTGTTCTAA
- the LOC121793048 gene encoding mitochondrial phosphate carrier protein 3, mitochondrial-like, with protein sequence MAFSSDRQSLIPSYLYSSSFTSKPLNLHKMASPSTTPAAAAASAPSGGFMIQAPSEPGKIEMYSSQFYAACTVGGILSCGLTHMAVTPLDLVKCNMQIDPAKYKSISSGFGVLLKEQGVKGFFRGWVPTLLGYSAQGACKFGFYEFFKKYYSDLAGPENAAKYKTLIYLAGSASAELIADVALCPMEAVKVRVQTQPGFARGLSDGFPKFVRSEGALGLYKGLVPLWGRQIPYTMMKFASFETIVEMIYKHAIPTPKNECSKPLQLGVSFGGGYIAGVLCAIVSHPADNLVSFLNNAKGATVGDAVKKIGVVGLFTRGLPLRIVMIGTLTGAQWGIYDAFKVFVGLPTTGGAAPAAEPIKA encoded by the exons ATGGCTTTCTCCTCCGACCGCCAGTCTCTCATCCCGTCCTATCTCTACAGCTCCTCTTTCACCTCCAAACCCCTAAATCTCCATAAAATGGCATCTCCTTCCACTacgccggcggcggcggcggcttccGCTCCCAGCGGCGGATTCATGATTCAGGCGCCAAGCGAGCCAGGGAAGATCGAGATGTATTCTTCTCAGTTCTACGCCGCCTGTACTGTTGGTGGAATTCTCAGCTGCGGCCTTACTCACATGGCTGTCACTCCTCTCGATCTCGTCAAATGTAATATGCAG ATTGATCCTGCCAAGTACAAGAGCATCTCATCAGGTTTTGGAGTGCTACTAAAGGAGCAGGGAGTTAAAGGTTTCTTCAGGGGCTGGGTACCTACTCTCCTAGGTTACAGCGCTCAGGGTGCATGCAAGTTTGGATTCTATGAATTCTTTAAGAAGTACTATTCCGACCTTGCTGGACCAGAAAATGCAGCTAAGTACAAGACTCTCATCTATCTTGCCGGCTCTGCATCCGCTGAGTTGATTGCCGATGTTGCCCTTTGCCCTATGGAAGCTGTGAAAGTTCGGGTTCAGACTCAGCCTGGATTTGCTAGAGGTCTGTCTGATGGATTTCCCAAGTTTGTGAGATCCGAAGGAGCTCTAGG ACTGTACAAGGGCCTGGTTCCTCTATGGGGGCGTCAAATTCCAT ACACAATGATGAAGTTTGCGTCCTTCGAGACTATTGTGGAGATGATCTACAAGCATGCTATCCCCACACCTAAAAACGAATGCAGCAAGCCCCTCCAGCTTGGTGTGAGTTTTGGTGGTGGATACATTGCTGGTGTGTTATGTGCCATTGTATCACATCCAGCTGACAACCTCGTCTCTTTCCTCAACAATGCCAAGGGTGCAACTGTTGGTGAT GCTGTAAAGAAGATAGGGGTCGTGGGTCTATTCACCCGAGGACTTCCTCTTCGTATTGTCATGATTGGAACTCTCACCGGAGCCCAGTGGGGTATCTATGATGCTTTCAAAGTTTTTGTTGGCCT GCCAACGACAGGTGGGGCTGCTCCTGCAGCCGAGCCTATTAAGGCATAG
- the LOC121780296 gene encoding uncharacterized protein LOC121780296: MLKKMMAMVASKVMAIKDRMRAIETHLIIQSLLLRDKRMVRHLFHRRNQVKQFDIVEEDDDVLLPGDPEFALSNSVVTSPASMVQVAEEIEDTMDMEDDYDDVYTEEEEGKGEEFKLEDDIDKVADLFIQRFHHQIWLQKQQSEEGIHA, encoded by the coding sequence atgctgaagaagatgatggcTATGGTGGCATCCAAAGTTATGGCAATCAAAGACAGGATGAGAGCCATAGAGACTCACCTCATCATACAATCGCTTCTCTTGCGAGACAAGAGGATGGTCCGCCACCTCTTCCATCGGAGGAATCAAGTTAAGCAGTTCGACATAGTTGAGGAGGATGACGATGTTCTCCTACCCGGTGATCCAGAGTTTGCTCTAAGCAACTCTGTTGTTACGTCACCAGCAAGCATGGTGCAGGTAGCAGAGGAGATTGAGGACACCATGGATATGGAAGACGACTACGATGATGTTTacacggaggaggaggaggggaaAGGGGAGGAATTCAAATTGGAGGATGATATAGACAAGGTGGCTGACCTCTTTATCCAAAGATTTCATCACCAGATTTGGCTGCAGAAGCAACAATCTGAGGAGGGGATCCATGCTTGA